The window CCCGGCGTTTGCTCCAACACTTTGTCGAGGCTGGTGAGCTTTTTGTCGTCCATCAACTGGCGGGTCACGACGCTGACGGTCTGCGGCGTTTCCCGAAGGCTGAGGTTGAGCTTTGAGGCAGTCGCGCTGATCCCGGTGGTATATGACCCGGTGCCGTCGGTGGTGGTGCCCAGTGTGTTGCTGGCGGCGTTGACGTTGGTAGCGCCCAGGACCATGGCCGAATCGCCGGAGACCGGGAGTTTTTCCAGCACGACGGTGCGCTCGTCGAGCATTCGCCAGGTAAAGCCACTGCCTTTGAGCAGCATGTCCATGGCCTGGCGCAGGGTGTATTGACCTTGCAGGGCAGGGGCGCGCATGGCGCCGACATCGGCGGAATTGAAGATCAGCCGCACGTTGGCCTGATCAGCCAGTTGGGTCAGGGCCTGGTCCAGCGACTGTTCGGCCAGTTGCAGATTCACCTGGGTCGCGACCCCTGCGGCATGCGCCATGAATGACGCCAGAGGCAGGCCACTGCCCACCGTCAGCATCAAGGCCAGGGTCAGGGTCTGACCTTTTACAGGAGTGAAAAACGTGGAAGGTGCCTGCATTTAAATCGTCCGTCTTCGAATGTAGGTGGCGAGTCGACATGAGAATTATTCGCGCTCCCACCAACGACGAATCACCATCGGCAACCTTGCCATCAAAAGTTGAAATATTTTTGAGTGGGTTGGGATTCGGGCTCTACCGCAATCTGTAGATACTCTGTTGGGGGAGCCTTAAAACCATGCATATCCAGCAGCGGAGTTGACGCTGATTCACCTTTGCGCCCTTACGGCGCGTCACTTTTGAAAAGCCGGAATGCCGGCCCAGACGAAAGTAACCAAAGCGCTCCCGCTCCTTTGTCCGGGTCTTCGCCAAGGCTCAGACTTCCCTCGCTCCGGCATTGCTCCGTGGGCCGCCGCAATGGGCCATCCATGGCCCGGTGCGGCTAACCCGGCATCCATGCCGGGTTGCCCACTACGCAATACCTGCGCTCGGCCGGCCACAAGTCGCAATGTGTGTCGCCCATACGTTTTGTGAAAGGCTCCAGAATCAAAAGCAGGGTGTTAGTCAGGAAGGAAATCATTCTGGAAAAATCTGCAAAGCAGATTTGCTTTTGCTTTTCCTGCCGCGATTTCCCAGACGCCGCAAAATGCGCGTCGGGAGGCTGAGTGGAGGTGCCGTGGGGCGGGTCGCTCGGCATGGATGCCGAGCGAGCGCCGTTGGGCCATGGATGGCCCGTCGGCGCGTGCCCGCCCCACGGTGCCGGAGCGAAGGAACCGCCGCGAAGCGGGGGCCGTACGCCAGCGCAGAGGTTTTGGTTACTTTTGGCACCAAAAGTGACCCGGCCGTCAGGACGGAACCTGACTCAGCAGCGCCCGGATGCTGTTATTGCTACTCGATTCAAGGCGCAGTGCTTTGATTCGTCGAAGCTTCAGACACACAAGAAGCTGTCCAAGGCTGCGAAAGCGACCTGTCTGAAACACCGCTCTCGCAGCCCTCTTAACCTCGGTCAGCTCCACCGGACCGGTGTGTTTTTAAAGATAGTGATGATAACTGTTCTCAATTGAGATAGGATGCGCGCCTCAGCCACCGGGGCAGTACGCATGTCCGTTTCACCCAACTCCAATCACTTGCTGACGGTCTTCCAGGAGCATTACGCCGACCTGCTGGCCTTCCTTGCGCGACGCTTGGGGAACGTGGAAAAGGCTGCGGATGTGGCTCAGGACACTTACGTGCGCCTGGCGGGGCTGTCCGATACCGCGCAGATTCTTGAGCCTCGCGCCTTCGTTTTTCGGGTGGCGGGCAACCTGGCCATCGACCGATTGCGTCAGGACCAACGCCACTGCGCACGCCAGGCCGATGCCGCCCTGGGAGAAGAAGTCTGCGACCCGATGGCCTCTCCGGAACGCCTGTTTTTGGCGGCAGAGGCCATTGAAAAACTCGACGAGGCGCTGCATCTGCTGCCCAGCAATGCACGGCTGGCCTTGCTGCTCAACCGTCTGGAAGGCATGACCCACGCGCAGATCGCCCTGCGCCTCGGGGTCTCGGAAAGCACGGTGGGCAAATACATCGTTCAAGCCATGCGTGGCTGTCGGGATTGGCTACGCCAGTCGGAGTGCATTTAGAATGAGCGTCCTGCACTTTCTTCTGGTTGCTGTACTGAGTCCTTGCCCATGACCGAGCCTGCGAACCCACGAGTGTCCAACCTTGCGCTGGAAGATGAAGCCATCGAGCAATGGGTGCATCTCACTTCGGGCAACGCCAGTGAGTCGGATAGCGCCGCGTTTGCCCGCTGGCGTAGGCAGAGCCCGGCTCATGAGGCGGCCGCTGCATTGGCCGAGGAGATGTGGCGGGTCCTGCCGCAAACCAGAACCGCTGCGGTGTTCGTGCCCCCCGCGGTGGCGAAACGTCGACCTCTGCGCTGGGTGGCCATGGCGGCTGGGCTGGCGGCGCTGGCCGTCACTGGTCTGAGCGACCCCGTGCAGGTGTACTTCGCCGACCACTCCACCGCCGTCGGTGAGCGCAAGCTGGTGACCCTCGATGACGGCAGTCAAATCTGGCTGAACAGCGCCACGGCACTGTCGGTGCACTACAGCGCAGGGCGGCGGGAAATCAGCCTGCTGAAAGGCGAAGCCCTGTTTCAGGTCAGCAAGGATCCGGCGCGGCCGTTTGTGGTTGAGGCTGCCGGTGGCAGTGTTCAGGCGGTTGGCACCCGCTTTGATGTGGACCGCCAGAGCCAGCGCGTGCGGGTCGGGGTGACCGAGGGCGAGGTCAAGGTGTCTTCGGCGGGGCAGGCCGTGCCTCTGAAGTTCGCTCAGCAACTGGAATTCGAGAATGGCTCAGCACCCTCGGCTACTCATGCGCTGGACATCAACACCGCCGCCGCCTGGCAACGTGGCAAGCTGATTTTCAATCGCCGACCGCTGTCTGAGGTGTTCGCCGATATCGAACGCTACATGCCTGGCTCACTGGTGGTCGCGGGTCGCTTGCCGGACACACCGGTCAGCGGCGTCTTCAACCTCGATGATGTGCCGGGCATGCTCAACGTTCTGTCCCGCACCCAGCCGGTGCGCATCTATCAACTGCCCTGGCTGACCGTGGTGATGAATGCCCGGTCGACAGATCAGGTGGCGCCGGGTGGTTGAGGCCTGTTTCCAGGCCAAGGCAGTAATCAGCAGGCACGCCACGGACTTGCAGGCATTGTCGGGGTTACGACGGCTCTTTCTGACACGCCTCGCCCGAGCCAACACTGTGCACACCAGAGAAGAATGACGATGCCTCTCACCACCCATCGACTGCTGCTCAGGCCGCCCACCGAACAGGATCTGCCCAGTCTGTTTGCGATTTACGGGGATCCCGGCACCCATCTGTTCAATCCCGCCGGGCCATTGCAGGACATCGCTCAAGCCCGGGAACTGCTGGATACCTGGCTGCAGCACTGGAGCGCCAAAGGTTATGGCCAGTGGGTAATCGCGACGCGCGAGGCCCCGCAGGACATCATCGGCTTTGGCGGCCTTGATGCACGTCGCTATCTGGACATCGAGCGCGTGAATCTGGGCTATCGATTCGCCGTGTCGGCCTGGGGCAAGGGGTACGCCACAGAACTCAGCGAAGCTGCCCTGGAATATGGGTTTGGCGAGTTGCGCCTGGGGGAAATATTTGCTCTGGTGCGGCCCGATCACGGCGCCTCGATCAAGGTACTGGAAAAAGCCGGTCTGCTGCACGTGGACGTTCTGCACGATGTTCCCGGCCAGCCACCCAGCCTGGTGTTCAAAGCCAGCCGTCCAGATGCCTTGCCTGCCTGAGAGACGTCGGACCCCTGTGCCAAACCCCTGGGCCCCAGGGTGGAGGGGTTAGCCAACCCCAGGTCAATCGGTTAGCATCGTTGCCGACCGCACCGCTTGACTGCTGAATCGAGCGCCCCACCGAGCAAGGACTTCACCATGATCCGTACCGCCTTCCTTCCGCTCATGTTGGTTGCATCGATGAGTCAGGCCGCGCAGACCGTGAAGATCTATAACTGGTCGGATTATTTCGCACCGGACACACTGGCCAATTTCCAGAAAAACACCGGTATTTCGGCCACCTACGACACCTACGACAGCAACCCGGTGCTCGACGAAAAGCTCAAGGCCCGGCGTTCGGGCTACGACATTGTGGTGCCGTCCAGTCATTTCGTGGCCCGGCAAGTGCTGCGCGGCGACTTGAAGAAGCTCGACAGAAGCCAGTTGCCTAACTGGAAAAACCTCAATCCGGTGCTGCTGCAGACGCTGGCTTCGGCCGATCCTGGTAACGAGCACGCGTTCCCTTACCTGTGGGGCACTACGGGTATCGGCTACAACGCCGCCAAGGTCAAAGCGATACTGGGCAAGGACGCGGAGCTCGATTCCTGGGACTTGATCCTCAAGCCGGAAAACATCAAGAAGCTGGCGCAATGCGGCGTGGCGGTGCTCGACAGCGCACCGGATCTGCTGCCCATTGCCCTGAACTACCTGGGCCTGTCACCCAACAGCACCGAGCCGCAGGACTACGCCAGGGCCAAAGCCACGCTGCAGGCGATTAAACCCTATGTCAGCAGTTTCAACTCCAATGACTACGGCTCCGATCTGGCCAGTGGCAAGATTTGCGTGGCGGTGGGTTATTCGGGCGACATCATGCTCGCGCAGCACAAGGCGCAGGAGGCCGGCAAGGGCGTGGTCATCCGCTACATCGCCCCCAGGGAAGGCGCGCCGATCTGGTTCGACATGGTCGCCATCCCGGTCGATGCCCCGGATGAAAAGGCGGCCTATGCCTTCATGAACTACCTGCTGGACCCGAAAGTGATCAGCGGGATTTCCAACTACCTGCATTACCCCAACGGCAATGAAAAGTCAGAAGGGCTGGTGGACGCCTCGGTCCATAACGACATCGGTATCTACCCCGATGCCGACACGCTCAGCACCCTGTTCCCGCAAACCGAGATACCGGCCGAGATCGAAGCGCTGCGGCTTCGGGTGTGGACAGAGGTGAAGGTCGGGCAATAATCGCGTCCTTGGGCGACCGGGGTGGCGCGCCACCTTGCTCGCGAAAGCGGTCTGTCTGAATAGAAAATGCTGTGAATCTACTGGCCTCTTCGCAAGCAAGCTTGCTCCCAGGTACATCACGTGCAAGTTCCGCCCTGTAGCCTTCTCCGAGCCACTGGGTCAGAGGGTCATCTATCTTTAATCGCTGGAAAAAGCAGGCTGAACGTCGTGGTCTGCCCCCGCTGGCTTTCCACCAGAACCTGGCCCTGATGCACGCTCATGATCGAACGAACGATCGCCAGGCCCAGGCCTGTACCGCCCTGTTGCCGGGAGCGGCTGGCATGGACCCGGTAGAAGCGATCAAACAGCCGAGGCAGGTGTTCGGCTTCGATGCCTTCACCCTCGTTGCTCACCGCCAACGTTACTGCGTCGGGGCGGCTGTCGAGGTTGATCGTGATGGTGGTGCCCGGTAAGCCATGGCGGATGGCATTGGAGAGCAGGTTGGAGATCGCCCGCTGGATCATCAGCCGGTCACCGCGCACATAGGCGCTTCCGCGACGGTGCACTTGCAGGTTTTTCTCTTCGGCTGACGAGGCAAACAGTTCGGCGACTTTCGCCGCCTCTTCAGCAAGATCAATGTCACTGAACGCAAGCGGTACCGACGGCTGGCTCACGCTGGCCAGAAACAGCATCTGCGAGACCATCAGCGACAAGCGCTCCAGCTCTTCCGTGCAGGATTCCAGGACTTTTTTGTACACCTCGGGCGGTCGTGGTCGTGACAGCGTGACTTGAGCCTTGCCCATCAGGTTGTTCATGGGCGAGCGCAACTCGTGTGCCAGATCGTCGGAGAACTGCGCCAGTTGCTGAACGTCACCGTCGAGCCTTTGCAGCATGAAATTCACGGCATGAGCCACGTCAAGCAGCTCTTCCGGCAGACCCGCCACGGGCATGCGGTGGGAGAGGTCCCTGGCGGAAATTCGCTCAGCCACCCGGCGTAATGAGCGCAGGGGGCGCAACCCGCTGTGCACGATCCACCAGGCGCATCCGCCGATCAGCATGAGGATGAATGGCAAGGCGATCATGGTGGATTTGACGTAGTCATTGAGCAGCGTGGCATCGCTT of the Paucimonas lemoignei genome contains:
- the fecI_3 gene encoding ECF family RNA polymerase sigma factor, producing the protein MRASATGAVRMSVSPNSNHLLTVFQEHYADLLAFLARRLGNVEKAADVAQDTYVRLAGLSDTAQILEPRAFVFRVAGNLAIDRLRQDQRHCARQADAALGEEVCDPMASPERLFLAAEAIEKLDEALHLLPSNARLALLLNRLEGMTHAQIALRLGVSESTVGKYIVQAMRGCRDWLRQSECI
- a CDS encoding FecR, iron siderophore sensor protein — protein: MTEPANPRVSNLALEDEAIEQWVHLTSGNASESDSAAFARWRRQSPAHEAAAALAEEMWRVLPQTRTAAVFVPPAVAKRRPLRWVAMAAGLAALAVTGLSDPVQVYFADHSTAVGERKLVTLDDGSQIWLNSATALSVHYSAGRREISLLKGEALFQVSKDPARPFVVEAAGGSVQAVGTRFDVDRQSQRVRVGVTEGEVKVSSAGQAVPLKFAQQLEFENGSAPSATHALDINTAAAWQRGKLIFNRRPLSEVFADIERYMPGSLVVAGRLPDTPVSGVFNLDDVPGMLNVLSRTQPVRIYQLPWLTVVMNARSTDQVAPGG
- a CDS encoding GNAT family acetyltransferase, whose translation is MPLTTHRLLLRPPTEQDLPSLFAIYGDPGTHLFNPAGPLQDIAQARELLDTWLQHWSAKGYGQWVIATREAPQDIIGFGGLDARRYLDIERVNLGYRFAVSAWGKGYATELSEAALEYGFGELRLGEIFALVRPDHGASIKVLEKAGLLHVDVLHDVPGQPPSLVFKASRPDALPA
- the potF_4 gene encoding putrescine ABC transporter periplasmic putrescine-binding protein, which produces MIRTAFLPLMLVASMSQAAQTVKIYNWSDYFAPDTLANFQKNTGISATYDTYDSNPVLDEKLKARRSGYDIVVPSSHFVARQVLRGDLKKLDRSQLPNWKNLNPVLLQTLASADPGNEHAFPYLWGTTGIGYNAAKVKAILGKDAELDSWDLILKPENIKKLAQCGVAVLDSAPDLLPIALNYLGLSPNSTEPQDYARAKATLQAIKPYVSSFNSNDYGSDLASGKICVAVGYSGDIMLAQHKAQEAGKGVVIRYIAPREGAPIWFDMVAIPVDAPDEKAAYAFMNYLLDPKVISGISNYLHYPNGNEKSEGLVDASVHNDIGIYPDADTLSTLFPQTEIPAEIEALRLRVWTEVKVGQ
- the cusS_2 gene encoding heavy metal sensor kinase yields the protein MKPTRLSMQLGLAVTAMSAVLVLLMAAFAYASIARQLDLRAQNGLSDKLGQIEHSLAEGSFSVADIVLQPHNLRDQIIGHDDFSLTIYDEASPAKRLLHLGNDESPEQHLAQPGSPPMDGITDFRTSTSAQGYEVLIASRPIRLKNDQHILLLLALDRKSDATLLNDYVKSTMIALPFILMLIGGCAWWIVHSGLRPLRSLRRVAERISARDLSHRMPVAGLPEELLDVAHAVNFMLQRLDGDVQQLAQFSDDLAHELRSPMNNLMGKAQVTLSRPRPPEVYKKVLESCTEELERLSLMVSQMLFLASVSQPSVPLAFSDIDLAEEAAKVAELFASSAEEKNLQVHRRGSAYVRGDRLMIQRAISNLLSNAIRHGLPGTTITINLDSRPDAVTLAVSNEGEGIEAEHLPRLFDRFYRVHASRSRQQGGTGLGLAIVRSIMSVHQGQVLVESQRGQTTTFSLLFPAIKDR